In Bacillota bacterium, the following are encoded in one genomic region:
- a CDS encoding PIN/TRAM domain-containing protein — MARKILRFVGTLIGIVVGIYIFSELLPLVSIFIEISPGMHFTPANIGYYAVGGLLFGLIFYLLTPVLINIFIRLVGWADSKLKAVPTHDIALVVLSLIITLLIGLLLSYPIYRLPVVGVFLSPVITLFLVFIGVRFVLNRKEEFAFLSNLFNRGIRSSGGENEVFKILDTSAIIDGRIVDICKTGFLEGVIIVAGFVLEELRHIADSPDLLKRNRGRRGLDVLNKIQKEMDIPVQIYEGDFEDIPEVDSKLVKLAKTINGKIITNDFNLNKVCELQGIAVLNINELANAVKPVVLPGEEMVAQIIKDGKESGQGVAYLDDGTMVVVEGGRRFIGDTIEVLVTSVLQTAAGRMIFAKPKLDAEKTSGVK, encoded by the coding sequence ATGGCGCGTAAAATACTTCGATTTGTTGGTACGCTGATCGGTATTGTGGTTGGTATTTATATTTTTTCGGAGCTGCTTCCCCTGGTTTCTATTTTCATTGAAATTTCTCCCGGCATGCATTTTACTCCTGCCAATATAGGATATTACGCCGTGGGCGGCTTATTATTCGGACTTATATTTTATCTTCTTACCCCTGTTTTGATTAATATTTTTATCCGTTTGGTCGGATGGGCCGACAGTAAGCTGAAAGCAGTCCCGACCCATGATATTGCCCTGGTTGTATTAAGCCTGATTATTACTTTATTGATTGGATTACTGCTCAGTTATCCCATCTATCGACTTCCGGTAGTCGGTGTATTTCTCTCACCCGTGATCACTTTGTTTTTGGTTTTTATCGGTGTCAGATTTGTATTAAATCGAAAGGAAGAATTTGCATTTCTTTCCAACCTTTTTAACCGTGGGATTCGCAGTTCGGGCGGAGAAAATGAAGTCTTTAAAATACTCGATACCAGCGCTATCATTGATGGTCGAATTGTTGATATCTGCAAAACCGGTTTTTTGGAAGGCGTGATTATAGTTGCCGGATTTGTGCTGGAAGAACTGAGACACATTGCCGATTCTCCGGATCTGCTTAAACGTAATCGCGGACGACGCGGGCTTGATGTGCTGAACAAGATCCAGAAAGAGATGGATATCCCGGTTCAGATTTACGAAGGCGACTTCGAGGATATTCCGGAAGTGGACAGCAAGCTGGTTAAACTGGCGAAAACGATCAACGGAAAGATCATTACCAATGATTTTAATTTGAATAAAGTATGTGAACTTCAGGGTATCGCGGTTTTGAATATCAACGAACTGGCCAATGCGGTTAAGCCGGTAGTTCTGCCCGGTGAAGAGATGGTTGCCCAGATTATAAAAGACGGCAAAGAATCGGGACAGGGCGTAGCCTATCTTGATGATGGAACCATGGTTGTTGTCGAGGGCGGCAGACGTTTTATCGGTGATACGATTGAAGTTCTGGTGACAAGTGTTCTGCAGACGGCTGCGGGCAGAATGATTTTTGCCAAACCGAAACTGGATGCCGAAAAAACCAGCGGGGTTAAGTAA
- a CDS encoding DUF1573 domain-containing protein — MVSEVLIRHRSILDCLSKYQESAARVNRSIIKTVTDCGCISINANKKQYPPMDSLKECGKYMDSHIKGKMCEHCREVIAEEIGKHLFYLTALCNTLDFKLEDLFNLEADRMNTLGHFLLS; from the coding sequence ATGGTGTCAGAAGTTTTGATCCGCCACAGAAGTATCCTCGATTGCCTGTCAAAATACCAGGAGTCAGCTGCACGTGTTAACCGCAGTATCATCAAAACTGTCACAGATTGTGGCTGTATTTCAATAAATGCCAACAAAAAGCAATACCCCCCGATGGATTCACTCAAAGAATGCGGAAAGTACATGGACTCCCATATCAAGGGTAAAATGTGCGAGCACTGCCGTGAAGTGATCGCTGAAGAAATCGGGAAACATCTCTTTTACCTAACAGCCCTTTGCAACACTCTTGATTTTAAATTGGAAGATCTCTTTAATCTTGAAGCAGACAGGATGAATACGTTAGGTCACTTTTTACTCTCCTGA
- the ispF gene encoding 2-C-methyl-D-erythritol 2,4-cyclodiphosphate synthase, whose translation MYRVGTGFDMHRLVEGRDLILGGVKIDHHLGLEGHSDADVLVHALMDALLGAAALGDIGRHFSMGDPEYKNISSLILLHRVAGMVGQKQWKLVNADMTIIAEEPRMVSYIDEMREKIAEILSVSKGCISIKATTTEGLGSSGRGEGIAAQAVVLLGETACPGPASHEAQ comes from the coding sequence ATGTACCGGGTAGGAACTGGTTTTGACATGCACCGTCTGGTTGAGGGCCGGGATCTTATTCTCGGTGGGGTAAAAATTGACCACCATCTTGGCCTTGAAGGGCACTCTGATGCAGATGTTCTTGTTCATGCCCTGATGGATGCCCTGCTGGGTGCGGCAGCTTTGGGAGATATCGGACGGCACTTTTCGATGGGTGACCCTGAATATAAAAATATATCAAGCCTGATTCTTTTACATAGAGTTGCCGGGATGGTCGGGCAGAAACAATGGAAACTGGTTAATGCCGATATGACGATCATTGCCGAAGAACCGAGAATGGTTTCTTATATAGATGAAATGCGGGAGAAGATTGCTGAAATTCTTTCTGTTTCAAAAGGTTGCATATCGATCAAGGCGACGACAACTGAAGGGCTCGGTTCCAGTGGCAGAGGGGAAGGTATTGCCGCACAGGCAGTTGTGCTGCTCGGTGAGACTGCCTGCCCGGGCCCGGCCAGTCATGAAGCGCAATAA
- a CDS encoding APC family permease, producing the protein MAQPGMFVRKASGLVRSWSVFDGFVYAFFSINLVTLGFYIFAFAPYLPEANLLTAIVISAIFIIFEIFVYGLLVAVMPRAGGDYVWQSRILGGGLGFVLSITGWAWILWHWVPLYGNMLAFNVFAPILGMLGGWTGSTGLHNAASWFISTNGFFVSSLVVIVLAFIYVSLGMSWYARIQKFCFYLGMAGMATMIIMMLVNNRADFIAGFNQYANNFFAAGGGDVYQQVLAASAEGGYTAAPLNRVAVGASLALIPMVVFFNLWPNWGATLYGEVRGASDFKRNFWSMAAGLIGTTILALIVLGLIAKVIGWDFYNAANFAYYEGTSPFGAYPYPALLVSFLTDSPLLQMWLLISMSAWFFGWCGTVFLSSTRVIFAAAFDRILPEWMARVSTKFRSPVNALLVMAVGGVIVSAGMHYTENLETLALNSTVVIAVTYFGTTIAAIILPYKDPELYKASPIARLKIFGLPLITVTGIIFGAFLLFLFYMWATDSVYGINEPTSYIYMAILYAISIIIYVGSKAYRKKQGINLDEIHKSIPVE; encoded by the coding sequence ATGGCACAACCCGGAATGTTTGTCCGCAAAGCCAGCGGCCTGGTTCGCTCATGGTCGGTTTTCGACGGCTTTGTCTATGCTTTCTTCTCGATCAACCTTGTTACCCTTGGCTTTTATATCTTTGCTTTCGCTCCTTATCTCCCCGAAGCGAACCTCTTGACAGCTATTGTAATAAGCGCAATCTTTATCATTTTTGAAATCTTCGTCTACGGTTTGTTGGTGGCGGTTATGCCCCGTGCCGGCGGTGACTATGTCTGGCAGAGCCGTATCCTGGGAGGCGGTCTCGGATTCGTCCTCTCGATCACCGGCTGGGCCTGGATTCTCTGGCACTGGGTACCTCTCTACGGAAATATGCTTGCCTTTAACGTATTTGCCCCGATCCTGGGCATGCTGGGCGGCTGGACCGGCAGCACCGGTCTTCACAACGCTGCAAGCTGGTTTATCAGCACCAACGGTTTCTTTGTCTCTTCCCTGGTTGTTATTGTCCTCGCTTTTATCTACGTCAGCCTCGGGATGAGCTGGTATGCCCGCATTCAGAAATTCTGCTTTTACCTGGGAATGGCCGGAATGGCCACAATGATTATCATGATGCTGGTCAACAACCGGGCAGACTTTATTGCCGGATTCAACCAGTATGCAAACAACTTCTTCGCAGCGGGCGGGGGAGATGTATACCAACAGGTATTGGCTGCTTCTGCCGAAGGCGGTTACACTGCCGCACCGCTGAACAGAGTGGCAGTCGGCGCCAGCCTGGCCCTTATACCGATGGTTGTTTTCTTCAACCTCTGGCCAAACTGGGGCGCCACATTATACGGTGAAGTGCGCGGCGCTTCCGATTTCAAGCGTAACTTCTGGAGCATGGCCGCCGGTTTAATCGGCACCACCATCCTGGCTTTGATCGTGCTCGGCTTGATTGCCAAAGTAATCGGCTGGGATTTCTACAACGCCGCAAACTTTGCTTACTATGAAGGCACCTCGCCTTTTGGCGCTTATCCCTACCCGGCCCTGCTGGTAAGCTTCCTTACCGACAGCCCTCTGCTGCAGATGTGGCTTTTAATTTCTATGAGCGCCTGGTTCTTCGGCTGGTGCGGCACGGTATTCCTCTCCTCAACCCGGGTTATCTTCGCAGCCGCTTTCGATCGTATCCTGCCCGAGTGGATGGCCCGCGTTTCCACCAAGTTCCGCTCTCCGGTTAACGCGCTGCTGGTAATGGCTGTCGGCGGTGTAATTGTCAGCGCCGGAATGCATTACACGGAAAATCTGGAAACTCTTGCCCTGAACTCGACCGTGGTTATCGCTGTAACCTACTTCGGAACCACTATTGCCGCCATAATCCTGCCCTACAAAGATCCGGAACTTTACAAGGCTTCACCGATCGCCAGGCTTAAAATATTCGGCCTGCCGCTGATTACGGTTACCGGAATTATATTCGGCGCCTTCCTGCTCTTCCTCTTCTACATGTGGGCAACCGATTCCGTTTACGGGATCAACGAACCGACTTCCTACATCTATATGGCTATTCTCTATGCCATTTCAATTATCATTTATGTCGGTTCCAAGGCATACCGTAAAAAGCAGGGTATTAACCTGGACGAAATTCATAAGAGCATCCCCGTTGAATAA
- a CDS encoding thymidylate synthase: MAYVRERTIESAWRMVLWNCARYGYSYRTKKGSYEGQLRKQLDTLTVMIEEPYTRPLAVWLPENCGIPAPTSEERIQNYFYEYLATDTKCEMEDYTYGQHISPQLPKVVDLLNRSKGATNQACMNIGGQENIDLADPPCLRVIDFKVVDGKLNMTVFFRSWDIFVGFPENVGGLQLLKEYILMQLKFPVEDGPIFAYSSGAHIYEQYFPIVNILNAHKC, translated from the coding sequence ATGGCCTATGTAAGGGAAAGGACGATTGAATCGGCCTGGCGGATGGTTCTCTGGAACTGTGCCCGCTACGGTTACAGCTACCGGACCAAGAAAGGAAGTTATGAGGGGCAGCTGCGCAAGCAGTTGGATACCCTGACGGTGATGATTGAAGAACCGTATACCCGCCCCCTGGCGGTGTGGCTGCCGGAAAACTGTGGCATTCCAGCGCCCACTTCTGAAGAGCGAATTCAGAACTATTTTTACGAGTATCTCGCTACCGATACCAAATGTGAAATGGAAGATTATACCTACGGTCAGCATATATCTCCCCAGCTGCCCAAGGTGGTTGACCTGCTGAATCGCTCAAAAGGAGCGACCAATCAGGCCTGTATGAATATTGGAGGGCAGGAAAATATTGATCTTGCCGATCCTCCCTGCCTCAGGGTTATCGATTTCAAGGTCGTTGACGGGAAGCTCAACATGACAGTTTTTTTCCGTTCCTGGGATATATTTGTCGGGTTCCCGGAAAACGTTGGAGGACTACAGCTGCTCAAAGAATATATCCTGATGCAGCTTAAGTTCCCGGTTGAAGACGGACCGATATTTGCTTACTCATCGGGGGCGCATATCTACGAACAGTACTTCCCGATAGTCAATATTCTTAATGCACATAAATGCTAA
- the ispD gene encoding 2-C-methyl-D-erythritol 4-phosphate cytidylyltransferase — protein sequence MKVAAIIAAAGEGLRMGSSTRKQYLLLEGVPVIVYSVKLFLGHPAVKEIIIVVPPGEKDAVKALIRTYYSSGQYILVEGGETRQESISLGLEAVSIDIDLVAVHDAARPLATADLLNRLVEAAAEKGAVVPVISLNDTAKEIDPSGYIISTPDREKLRLVQTPQVFRREILVNAYQEASRKGHMATDDASLVELSGAKVLTILGEVNNLKLTSPRDLELAAILMRGLGEKCTG from the coding sequence ATGAAAGTTGCCGCGATTATTGCTGCTGCCGGTGAAGGTCTGCGGATGGGTAGTTCAACCCGCAAGCAGTATCTTCTGCTGGAAGGGGTTCCTGTTATTGTCTATTCGGTAAAGCTTTTTCTCGGTCATCCGGCGGTAAAGGAGATCATTATAGTTGTTCCGCCGGGAGAAAAGGATGCTGTAAAAGCGTTAATCCGGACCTATTACAGTTCCGGGCAGTATATCCTGGTTGAAGGCGGAGAAACGAGGCAGGAATCGATAAGCCTTGGCCTTGAAGCTGTATCGATAGATATTGACCTTGTTGCTGTTCACGACGCAGCAAGGCCGCTTGCTACTGCAGATTTGTTGAACAGGCTGGTCGAAGCCGCTGCCGAAAAGGGAGCAGTAGTACCGGTGATCTCTTTGAATGATACGGCCAAGGAAATTGACCCCTCGGGTTATATAATATCGACACCGGATCGTGAAAAACTGCGGCTGGTTCAAACGCCCCAGGTTTTCAGACGGGAGATACTGGTAAACGCTTATCAGGAAGCCTCAAGAAAGGGTCATATGGCTACAGATGATGCATCCCTGGTTGAATTGTCCGGAGCGAAAGTTTTAACAATTTTAGGTGAAGTTAATAACCTGAAGCTTACTTCACCCCGCGACCTTGAGTTGGCCGCGATCTTGATGAGAGGATTAGGTGAAAAATGTACCGGGTAG
- a CDS encoding PucR family transcriptional regulator ligand-binding domain-containing protein, protein MTITVRDALKIGGLVEAKVLAGSAGLDNEIRAVDIIDVPDAAIWFRRDSLLSTTFYALKDNIDAQLQMLEDIKTCGGSALIIFSPERYISQIDEKLIRKADELSLPLLQMPDCSYIDVIVPVMTKILDKQVQALEYAQEVHSMMTNIVLKGKGLQELLLSLTSLLKKPALMADGELMLIDAAAPADCNTAAPLFKQWEKSNKKLSLIDYYPRALLNELFHEKKPAYYQYGSAEADYFDFFFPVVAGDSFYGILIVPDLSSELEKEKTVAMEAGAMAIALDILKEKAIREAARKSELDFFNELLLGNIKNKETIITRAQQYGLDAAGSYFVILIELDKENILSDKKMQSSLEYNKEILEKRLFRLLHYSLEKENTEGIVIEALGSLIVLARVPDKLGAVASRNFGKELMLRIKEIVKPRIDGIPFYMSVGDYCADIDRISAGYLEAWETMDLGKKLNASDFALAYPDMAPYHLVKRFLTSPGTDHLFEQVYGPLLEYDREKGGELVQTLETYIENNFSRTKTAEKLHLHRNSLNYRLQKIEELLGQEIDKVDTFPMLLASISRRLAQ, encoded by the coding sequence ATGACCATCACGGTCAGAGATGCTTTAAAGATTGGCGGCCTGGTAGAAGCCAAGGTGCTTGCCGGATCGGCAGGACTGGATAACGAAATCCGGGCCGTAGATATTATCGATGTTCCCGACGCGGCAATCTGGTTTCGCCGCGATTCGCTTCTTTCAACCACTTTTTACGCCCTCAAGGACAATATTGACGCCCAGCTTCAAATGCTCGAAGATATTAAGACCTGCGGCGGGTCTGCCCTGATCATATTCTCTCCCGAACGTTATATCTCCCAGATCGATGAAAAGCTGATTAGAAAAGCGGATGAGCTCAGTTTACCGCTCCTGCAGATGCCCGACTGTTCATATATAGATGTAATTGTTCCGGTTATGACCAAAATCCTCGACAAACAGGTCCAGGCCCTGGAATATGCCCAGGAAGTTCACAGCATGATGACTAATATTGTCCTGAAAGGCAAGGGTCTTCAGGAACTGCTTCTTTCACTAACCTCTTTATTGAAAAAACCTGCCCTGATGGCTGACGGAGAACTGATGCTGATTGATGCAGCAGCTCCGGCCGACTGTAATACCGCAGCACCTCTTTTCAAACAGTGGGAGAAAAGCAACAAAAAATTATCCTTAATCGACTATTACCCACGGGCACTTCTGAATGAATTGTTCCATGAAAAGAAACCGGCATACTACCAGTACGGATCTGCTGAAGCGGATTATTTTGACTTCTTTTTTCCTGTTGTCGCCGGTGATTCTTTCTACGGCATATTAATTGTTCCCGACCTGAGCAGCGAACTGGAAAAGGAGAAAACAGTGGCAATGGAAGCGGGTGCCATGGCCATTGCCCTTGATATTCTTAAAGAGAAGGCGATCAGGGAAGCCGCGCGGAAAAGCGAACTTGACTTCTTCAACGAACTGCTCCTCGGCAATATCAAGAACAAGGAAACGATCATAACCCGCGCCCAGCAGTACGGCCTGGATGCCGCAGGCAGCTACTTTGTGATCTTGATCGAACTTGATAAGGAAAATATATTAAGTGACAAAAAAATGCAGAGCAGCCTTGAATATAATAAGGAGATCCTCGAAAAAAGGCTTTTCAGGCTTCTGCACTACTCCCTGGAGAAAGAAAACACTGAAGGGATAGTAATTGAAGCTCTGGGTAGCCTGATCGTGCTGGCCAGGGTTCCCGACAAACTCGGGGCTGTTGCCTCACGAAACTTTGGGAAAGAACTTATGCTCAGGATTAAAGAAATAGTTAAACCCCGGATCGACGGAATACCCTTCTACATGTCGGTCGGTGATTACTGTGCCGATATCGATCGAATCAGTGCCGGATACCTGGAAGCATGGGAAACTATGGATCTCGGTAAAAAGCTAAATGCCTCAGATTTTGCCCTGGCTTACCCGGACATGGCCCCATACCACCTGGTAAAACGTTTTTTGACCAGCCCGGGGACCGACCACCTATTCGAGCAAGTTTATGGACCGCTGCTTGAATATGACCGGGAAAAAGGTGGGGAACTGGTCCAAACCCTGGAAACCTACATAGAAAACAACTTTTCGCGGACCAAAACCGCAGAAAAACTTCACCTGCACCGAAATTCACTCAACTACCGGCTTCAAAAAATCGAAGAGCTGCTGGGGCAGGAAATCGATAAAGTCGACACCTTTCCCATGCTGCTCGCCTCGATCAGCCGCCGACTCGCCCAGTAG
- a CDS encoding metallophosphoesterase: MTTIFFATDVHGSEICWKKFINAGKFYNADILVLGGDMTGKALVPFIKDSKGMYKVNFLEEEMLLDEEGKARMFKNISDRGYYPLDLTDDEFEELSADSEKVEKLFVNHVLAMAERWVAFADGKLVGTGIKCFVCPGNDDMFEIDDVLESSKSITMAEGKLLDLDGHYEMISTGWSNPTPWDTHRECSEEELAEKIEAMASKVPDINRCVFNLHAPPFGSGLDEAPELDENLRPKYAGRSLIPVGSYAVRDAINKYQPPLALTGHIHEGRGIKRMKKTFVVNPGSSYEQSTLLGSIIEMDKKGVKKYVLTSG, from the coding sequence ATGACTACCATCTTTTTTGCAACTGATGTTCACGGTTCGGAGATATGCTGGAAAAAATTTATCAACGCCGGAAAGTTCTACAACGCAGATATTCTCGTTCTCGGCGGCGATATGACCGGCAAAGCGCTGGTGCCCTTCATCAAGGACAGCAAGGGAATGTACAAAGTTAACTTCCTGGAAGAAGAAATGCTCCTGGATGAAGAAGGCAAGGCGCGGATGTTTAAAAATATTTCCGACCGTGGATACTATCCTCTAGACCTGACCGATGACGAGTTCGAAGAACTGAGCGCCGACTCGGAAAAGGTTGAAAAACTGTTCGTTAATCATGTGCTGGCTATGGCTGAACGCTGGGTAGCTTTCGCCGACGGAAAACTGGTCGGTACCGGAATTAAATGTTTCGTCTGCCCCGGTAACGACGACATGTTCGAAATTGACGACGTTCTTGAATCATCAAAGTCCATAACCATGGCCGAAGGCAAACTGCTCGATCTCGACGGTCATTATGAAATGATCAGCACCGGTTGGTCAAATCCCACTCCCTGGGATACCCACCGCGAGTGCAGTGAAGAAGAGTTGGCCGAAAAAATCGAAGCCATGGCTTCAAAAGTGCCTGATATAAATCGCTGTGTCTTCAATTTGCATGCACCGCCATTCGGATCAGGCCTTGATGAAGCGCCGGAGCTCGATGAAAACCTGCGGCCCAAATATGCCGGACGTTCATTGATTCCTGTCGGCAGCTATGCAGTACGCGACGCCATCAATAAGTACCAGCCGCCCCTGGCCCTGACGGGACATATCCATGAAGGACGCGGAATCAAGAGGATGAAGAAGACCTTTGTGGTTAACCCGGGCAGCTCTTACGAACAGAGCACCCTGCTCGGTTCAATCATCGAGATGGATAAGAAAGGGGTCAAAAAATACGTTTTGACCTCGGGTTAA
- the cysE gene encoding serine O-acetyltransferase — protein sequence MFKRIRQDIRAVKERDPAAKNTLEVLLCYPGLHALLFHRVAHFFYRHGLVLLPRLISHCSRFLTGIEIHPGATIGDSFFIDHGMGVVIGETTEIGSNVTIYQGVTLGGTGKEKGKRHPTIGNNVVIGTGAKVLGPIEIGDNCRVGAGSVVLRAAPPNSTVVGIPARVVYYNGEKVPSINLNHSDMPDPVAEALSNLQQQIDQLRCHQVDQKNGVCKSGHKDL from the coding sequence ATGTTCAAAAGAATCCGTCAGGATATCAGGGCGGTTAAGGAAAGAGATCCTGCTGCGAAAAACACCCTGGAAGTTCTGCTCTGCTACCCGGGGCTCCATGCCCTGCTCTTTCACCGGGTAGCCCACTTCTTTTACCGACATGGCCTGGTATTGCTTCCACGGTTGATTTCTCACTGTTCCCGGTTTTTAACCGGTATTGAAATTCACCCCGGAGCAACGATTGGTGACTCCTTTTTTATTGATCATGGTATGGGGGTTGTCATCGGTGAAACTACTGAAATAGGTTCCAATGTGACCATTTACCAGGGGGTAACCCTGGGTGGAACAGGAAAGGAAAAGGGCAAACGCCACCCGACAATCGGTAATAACGTGGTTATCGGTACCGGGGCGAAGGTGCTCGGTCCGATCGAAATAGGAGACAACTGCCGGGTTGGAGCAGGTTCAGTAGTGCTCCGTGCTGCTCCTCCCAATTCAACTGTCGTCGGCATACCCGCCAGGGTTGTCTACTATAATGGAGAAAAAGTACCCTCGATTAACCTAAATCACAGTGATATGCCCGACCCGGTAGCAGAAGCTTTGAGTAACCTGCAACAGCAGATCGATCAGCTGCGCTGCCATCAGGTAGACCAGAAAAACGGAGTGTGCAAAAGTGGCCATAAAGATCTATAA
- a CDS encoding CarD family transcriptional regulator gives MFSIGDRVVYPMHGAGVIEAIEEKEILGARKKYYVMKLPMGEMKVLIPTDSIMQVGLRGVIAKDKVSEVFIVLQGEQPEMSANWNRRYRNHLEKIKTGDIFEVAEVVRNLMLRDREKGLSTGESKMLETARQILISELILVQGIEQSEIIDTLDNIFEQPAE, from the coding sequence TTGTTCAGTATTGGAGACAGAGTAGTTTACCCGATGCACGGTGCGGGTGTAATCGAAGCAATAGAAGAAAAAGAGATCCTTGGAGCCCGGAAGAAATACTATGTGATGAAATTACCGATGGGTGAAATGAAAGTGCTCATCCCCACCGATAGCATAATGCAGGTAGGCTTAAGGGGCGTGATCGCTAAAGACAAAGTTTCGGAGGTCTTTATTGTTCTTCAGGGAGAACAGCCGGAGATGTCTGCAAACTGGAACCGGCGCTACCGTAATCACCTGGAAAAGATCAAAACCGGGGATATTTTCGAAGTTGCCGAAGTAGTTCGCAACCTGATGCTCAGAGACCGTGAAAAAGGATTGTCGACCGGTGAAAGCAAGATGCTTGAAACGGCACGCCAGATCCTGATCAGTGAGCTTATCCTGGTTCAGGGCATTGAGCAATCCGAGATAATAGATACCCTTGACAATATATTTGAACAACCGGCAGAATAG
- the cysS gene encoding cysteine--tRNA ligase — MAIKIYNTLTRRKDELKPGAPPLVTFYVCGPTVYDYIHIGNARVFIIFDVVRRYLKYRGYDVKLVQNYTDIDDKMINRANEQGITVPELAARFIKAFEEDVAALHIRPADVKPRATEHINEIIELIELLLENDYAYISDGDVYYDTSRFEDYGKLSQQKQDELLAGARVEPGEKKRSPLDFVLWKQKKEGEPSWESPWGEGRPGWHIECSAMSTHFMNDTLDIHAGGADLIFPHHENEIAQTWGADGRPLSRYWMHAGYLNIEDQKMSKSLGNVRTVRELIAEHDPLDLRFLILSAHYRSPLNFSAELVAQSRAGRQRMQEMITNLLSVIDDAADSAGEQEEKLQAALKEAAARFVEAMDDDFNTADGLGVLFDLARSCNIYLKEAYPYNSELLGKTLQFYSDVNDIFDILDISKPEELGTEINALIKERDQARADKDWAKADRLRDELTAKGIILEDTPHGTRWKRK, encoded by the coding sequence GTGGCCATAAAGATCTATAACACCTTAACCCGGAGAAAAGATGAACTAAAGCCCGGAGCACCGCCTCTGGTAACTTTTTATGTCTGCGGCCCGACCGTTTACGATTACATACATATCGGTAACGCCCGGGTTTTTATTATTTTTGATGTAGTCAGGCGTTATTTGAAATATCGCGGTTACGACGTGAAGCTGGTACAAAATTATACTGATATAGACGATAAGATGATCAACCGGGCCAACGAGCAGGGGATCACAGTTCCCGAACTGGCTGCAAGGTTTATTAAAGCTTTCGAAGAAGATGTGGCGGCGCTGCATATCAGGCCGGCCGATGTTAAACCGCGGGCTACTGAGCATATTAATGAAATTATCGAGTTGATCGAACTTCTTTTGGAAAATGACTATGCCTACATCAGCGACGGCGACGTCTACTATGACACCTCGCGATTCGAAGATTACGGAAAGTTGTCCCAGCAGAAGCAGGATGAACTGCTGGCAGGAGCCCGGGTTGAACCGGGCGAGAAGAAACGCAGCCCCCTTGATTTTGTCCTCTGGAAGCAGAAAAAGGAAGGTGAACCTTCCTGGGAGAGCCCCTGGGGTGAGGGGCGACCTGGCTGGCATATCGAATGCTCGGCAATGTCTACACATTTCATGAATGACACTCTCGACATTCATGCCGGAGGAGCCGACCTTATTTTCCCCCATCACGAAAATGAGATTGCCCAGACCTGGGGAGCTGACGGGCGGCCGCTTTCACGCTACTGGATGCATGCCGGCTATCTGAATATTGAAGATCAGAAGATGTCAAAATCGCTGGGCAATGTGCGCACGGTGCGAGAACTTATTGCTGAACATGATCCCCTGGATTTAAGATTTTTAATTTTATCTGCCCATTATCGCAGCCCCCTGAATTTCAGTGCTGAACTTGTTGCCCAGAGCAGAGCAGGGCGCCAGAGAATGCAGGAGATGATCACCAATCTTTTGAGTGTAATAGATGATGCAGCTGATTCAGCCGGTGAACAGGAAGAAAAGCTTCAGGCCGCACTAAAAGAGGCAGCTGCCCGCTTTGTCGAAGCAATGGATGATGATTTCAACACTGCTGATGGATTGGGAGTACTTTTTGATCTGGCCCGCAGCTGCAATATTTATCTCAAAGAAGCATACCCCTACAACAGTGAACTGCTTGGAAAGACACTTCAATTTTACAGCGATGTTAATGATATTTTTGATATTCTTGATATCAGTAAACCGGAAGAACTGGGCACAGAGATAAATGCCCTGATCAAAGAACGGGATCAGGCCAGGGCCGATAAGGATTGGGCGAAAGCCGACAGGCTTCGGGATGAACTGACAGCAAAAGGAATAATTCTTGAAGATACTCCTCATGGAACCCGCTGGAAAAGAAAATAG